The Euphorbia lathyris chromosome 2, ddEupLath1.1, whole genome shotgun sequence genome includes a window with the following:
- the LOC136218166 gene encoding bet1-like SNARE 1-1: protein MNPRREVRTNRAALFDGIEEGGIRAAPSYSHEIDEQDNERALEGLQDRVNLLKRLSGDINEEVDGHNRMLDRMGNDMDASRGILSGTMDRFKMVFETKSSRRMFTLVASFLVIFLIVYYLTR, encoded by the exons AGAGGTCCGTACTAATAGAGCTGCCCTCTTTGATGGCATTGAGGAGGGTGGTATCAGGGCTGCACCTTCTTACTCTCACGAAATTGATGAGCAAGATAATGAAAGAGCATTGGAAGGATTGCAAGATCGAGTCAATCTACTGAAAAGA TTATCAGGTGATATAAATGAGGAGGTGGACGGCCATAATCGCATGCTGGACAGAATG GGCAATGACATGGATGCATCAAGGGGAATTCTATCAGGAACTATGGATCGATTTAAGATG GTGTTTGAGACGAAATCAAGTCGGAGAATGTTTACACTTGTGGCCTCTTTTCTTGTCATATTTCTTATTGTATACTATCTGACTAGGTGA